The following proteins are co-located in the Rhodococcus opacus B4 genome:
- the nagB gene encoding glucosamine-6-phosphate deaminase: MEIVIRQTPSEVGTTVADIVEGYVRRGPTTLGLATGSSPLGSYRELARRHRESGLDFSDARAFLLDEYVGLPKSHGQSYFSVIRSEFVDHVNLDPGHVLSPDGESSDIAEEGARYDAAIAEAGGIDVQLLGIGTDGHIGFNEPGSALTSRTRVKTLTEQTRLDNARFFDSVDDVPHHVLTQGLGTISEARHLVMIAFGKGKAEAIAAAAEGPLSAFCPASVMQLHRHVTVVIDEAAASKLQLADYYRYALEHKPSWQSF; encoded by the coding sequence ATGGAAATCGTAATCCGGCAGACGCCGTCGGAGGTCGGCACGACCGTCGCGGACATCGTCGAGGGGTACGTCCGACGCGGTCCGACGACACTGGGCCTCGCCACCGGATCGTCCCCGCTCGGGAGCTACCGGGAACTCGCGCGACGGCACCGCGAGTCCGGGCTGGACTTCTCGGATGCTCGCGCCTTCCTGCTGGACGAGTACGTGGGACTCCCGAAAAGTCATGGTCAGTCCTACTTCTCGGTGATCCGCTCGGAGTTCGTCGACCACGTGAATCTCGACCCGGGGCACGTGCTCAGCCCCGACGGGGAATCGTCCGACATCGCCGAGGAGGGCGCCCGGTACGACGCCGCCATCGCCGAGGCGGGCGGCATCGATGTGCAACTGCTCGGCATCGGCACCGACGGCCACATCGGGTTCAACGAGCCGGGTTCCGCGCTGACCTCCCGCACCCGTGTCAAGACGCTCACCGAGCAGACCCGCCTCGACAACGCGCGGTTCTTCGACAGCGTGGACGACGTCCCGCACCACGTCCTCACCCAGGGGCTCGGCACCATCAGCGAAGCCCGGCACCTGGTGATGATCGCGTTCGGCAAGGGCAAGGCCGAGGCGATCGCCGCCGCCGCGGAGGGACCGCTCTCCGCGTTCTGCCCGGCCTCGGTGATGCAACTGCATCGGCACGTCACCGTCGTGATCGACGAGGCCGCGGCGAGCAAGCTGCAACTCGCCGACTACTACCGGTATGCACTGGAACACAAGCCTTCCTGGCAGTCGTTCTAG
- a CDS encoding N-acetylglucosamine-6-phosphate deacetylase: MILRGRAVVEDGVIADGVVVTDGDRISWVGSASGYRGHVPLPDPSSSILLPGLIDLHCHGGAGAGFPNADADGASRAADHHREHGTTGLLGSLVSAGEQDLLRQAGILADLVERGDLLGIHLEGPFISGARCGAQDPASVVPGDPGLFERICDAARGTVRSMTLAPETAHFGELLAAMRRRGVVPSLGHTDSDAATTSARIADAAGGPLTATHLFNAMPPLHHRAPGPVAAFLAAAGRGDIVVELIADGVHLAPETVSMVFDTVGPEQIVLVSDAMAAAGVSDGDYQLGPLDVCVSHGVARLATADGSEGAIAGGTARLLDVVRTTVFDSGVRLVDAVASATRTPARLLGLESERGTLAPGRRADIVVTDHQLRPRGVFVGGMPAGTEGLAWKS, from the coding sequence ATGATCCTGCGCGGCCGGGCCGTGGTGGAGGACGGCGTCATCGCCGACGGTGTGGTCGTCACCGACGGCGACCGAATCTCCTGGGTCGGTTCGGCGTCGGGATACCGCGGGCACGTGCCGCTGCCGGACCCGAGTTCGTCGATACTGCTGCCGGGCCTGATCGACCTGCACTGCCACGGCGGCGCAGGCGCCGGTTTTCCCAACGCCGACGCCGACGGGGCGAGCCGGGCCGCGGACCACCACCGCGAGCACGGCACCACCGGACTGCTCGGAAGTCTGGTCTCGGCGGGGGAGCAGGACCTGCTGCGGCAGGCCGGAATCCTCGCCGACCTGGTGGAACGCGGCGATCTTCTCGGGATCCACCTGGAAGGTCCGTTCATCTCCGGTGCCCGCTGCGGCGCACAGGATCCTGCGTCCGTGGTGCCCGGCGACCCCGGACTGTTCGAGAGGATCTGCGACGCCGCGCGCGGCACCGTCCGGTCGATGACGCTCGCGCCGGAGACGGCGCACTTCGGTGAGCTTCTCGCCGCGATGCGCCGGCGCGGCGTGGTGCCGAGCCTCGGCCACACCGACTCCGACGCGGCGACGACGTCCGCACGGATCGCCGACGCCGCCGGCGGGCCGCTGACCGCCACGCACCTATTCAATGCGATGCCGCCGCTGCACCACCGCGCACCGGGTCCGGTGGCGGCGTTCCTCGCCGCGGCCGGTCGCGGCGACATCGTCGTCGAGTTGATCGCGGACGGAGTGCATCTCGCGCCCGAGACGGTGTCGATGGTGTTCGACACCGTCGGGCCCGAGCAGATCGTCCTCGTCAGCGACGCCATGGCCGCCGCCGGTGTCTCGGACGGCGACTACCAACTCGGCCCGCTGGACGTGTGCGTCTCACACGGGGTGGCCCGGCTCGCGACCGCCGACGGATCCGAGGGGGCCATCGCGGGCGGCACCGCGCGACTGCTGGACGTGGTGCGTACCACCGTTTTCGACAGCGGCGTCAGACTCGTCGACGCTGTCGCGTCCGCCACCAGGACCCCGGCCCGGCTGCTCGGCCTGGAGTCCGAACGCGGCACCCTGGCGCCGGGCCGCCGCGCCGATATCGTCGTGACCGATCACCAACTGCGCCCGCGTGGCGTGTTTGTCGGCGGTATGCCCGCCGGAACGGAAGGACTCGCATGGAAATCGTAA
- the ptsP gene encoding phosphoenolpyruvate--protein phosphotransferase: protein MPTTTEQTVHGLGVSPGLVCAPWLAFGTPVETSAEDPVGESVPAEMARVRDALATVSGDLEARAAQVDGVASEILLVSAAMARDPGIVSAAEENLLGGMPTAHAVRVAFDGFCARLEAVGGYLAERVADLRDLGHRSVAVLLGVPMPGIPEPGHPFVLVARDLSPADTAMLGGSDVVGLLTAEGGPTSHTAILAKSLGLPAIVNCADLDRLVEGRPVVLDGTTGEVVVDPGERRQSDVSARIAAALVRVAATSGPGRTRDGAPVGLLVNIGTVDDAVRAASADSEGVGLFRTEFLYLGRQEAPTLDEQIATYSALFERFAGRKVVVRTLDSGSDKPLPFLDLGAEENPALGVRGLRVGSVYPDVLATQLEALGIAASATGADLWVMAPMVATADEAEGFAALARSYGIATVGAMIEIPSAALRARDLLEHLDFVSIGTNDLSQYTCAADRMAGGLAPLLDPWQPAVLDLIGLVGAAGAEAGTPVGVCGEAASDPALAPVLVGLGVTSLSMVAPSLGGVRARLAATDLGRCREMAAAARNAQSPQAARSAVAALASGAPR, encoded by the coding sequence ATGCCGACGACCACGGAACAGACAGTGCACGGACTCGGGGTGAGCCCGGGGCTGGTCTGCGCGCCCTGGCTCGCGTTCGGGACACCGGTCGAGACATCCGCCGAAGACCCTGTCGGCGAATCGGTCCCAGCGGAGATGGCCCGGGTGCGGGACGCCCTCGCGACGGTCTCCGGCGACCTCGAGGCCCGCGCCGCGCAGGTCGACGGCGTCGCGTCCGAGATCCTGCTCGTGTCCGCGGCGATGGCCCGCGACCCGGGAATCGTGTCCGCCGCCGAGGAGAACCTGCTCGGCGGCATGCCGACTGCGCACGCCGTGCGCGTCGCATTCGACGGCTTCTGCGCCAGACTCGAGGCAGTCGGCGGGTATCTGGCCGAGCGCGTCGCGGACCTGCGGGACCTCGGACATCGTTCGGTCGCGGTGCTGCTGGGTGTGCCGATGCCGGGAATCCCCGAGCCGGGACACCCGTTCGTGCTCGTTGCCCGGGACCTGTCGCCCGCGGACACCGCGATGCTCGGCGGCAGCGACGTGGTGGGCCTGCTCACCGCGGAGGGCGGGCCGACGAGTCACACTGCGATACTGGCGAAATCGCTCGGCCTTCCCGCGATCGTGAACTGCGCCGACCTCGACCGGTTGGTCGAGGGGAGGCCGGTGGTGCTCGACGGCACCACGGGCGAGGTGGTCGTCGACCCCGGCGAACGCCGACAGTCGGATGTGTCGGCGCGGATCGCCGCGGCCCTGGTGCGGGTCGCGGCCACGAGTGGGCCGGGCCGCACCCGGGACGGCGCACCCGTCGGGCTGCTCGTCAACATCGGCACCGTCGACGATGCCGTGCGCGCCGCGTCCGCGGACTCGGAGGGTGTGGGGTTGTTCCGCACCGAATTCCTGTATCTCGGCAGGCAGGAAGCGCCCACCCTCGACGAGCAGATTGCCACGTACAGCGCGCTGTTCGAGCGGTTCGCGGGTCGGAAGGTGGTGGTGCGCACCCTCGACTCCGGTTCCGACAAACCACTGCCGTTCCTCGACCTGGGCGCGGAGGAGAACCCGGCCCTCGGTGTGCGGGGACTGCGGGTCGGCTCCGTCTATCCGGACGTCCTGGCCACCCAACTGGAGGCCCTCGGGATCGCGGCATCCGCGACCGGCGCCGACCTGTGGGTGATGGCCCCGATGGTCGCCACCGCGGACGAGGCGGAGGGCTTCGCCGCGCTCGCCCGGTCGTACGGAATCGCCACGGTAGGGGCGATGATCGAGATCCCGTCGGCGGCGCTGCGTGCCCGCGACCTGCTCGAACATCTCGATTTCGTCAGTATCGGGACCAACGACCTGAGCCAGTACACCTGTGCCGCGGACCGGATGGCCGGCGGTCTCGCCCCGCTGCTCGACCCGTGGCAGCCCGCGGTCCTGGACCTCATCGGTCTGGTCGGCGCGGCAGGAGCCGAGGCGGGCACGCCGGTCGGGGTCTGCGGGGAGGCCGCGTCCGATCCCGCGCTGGCGCCGGTGCTCGTCGGGCTGGGCGTCACGAGTCTGTCCATGGTGGCGCCGTCGCTGGGCGGCGTGCGGGCACGCCTGGCCGCCACCGACCTCGGCCGATGCCGGGAGATGGCGGCCGCCGCGCGCAACGCACAGTCCCCGCAGGCCGCACGGTCGGCTGTCGCGGCACTCGCGTCCGGAGCGCCCCGATGA
- a CDS encoding HPr family phosphocarrier protein, translating to MASRTVLIGSKVGLHARPAAKFTQAAAAVPVAVQIAVGASAPVDAGSMLAVMTLGAAFGTEVTITADGEGSEEALDRLADLLASDLDAA from the coding sequence ATGGCTTCACGAACGGTCCTCATCGGTTCGAAGGTGGGCCTGCACGCCCGCCCCGCCGCCAAGTTCACCCAGGCCGCCGCAGCCGTGCCCGTCGCGGTGCAGATCGCGGTCGGCGCGTCGGCGCCGGTGGACGCGGGCAGCATGCTCGCGGTCATGACCCTCGGCGCGGCATTCGGTACCGAGGTGACGATCACGGCGGACGGGGAAGGCAGCGAGGAGGCCCTCGACCGCCTCGCCGATCTGCTCGCCTCCGACCTCGACGCCGCCTGA
- a CDS encoding PTS transporter subunit EIIC yields MTVVDSPKKESAVFAGLQRLGRSLMLPIAVLPAAGILLRLGQDDLLGRFDSMHTAASVISAAGQAVFTWLPLIFAVGIAIGWAKKADGSTALAAVVGYMVINGVFEAMSPVVLEGKTDPNGDQALINYGVLAGIVMGLLSAILWQRFYRTKLPDYLGFFNGRRLVPILTAVTGLVVGVLMAFLYPAFNSALTWVGETVAENSVIGGGVYGMANRLLIPTGLHHILNSTVWFLVGDYQNASGELVRGDLNRFFAGDPSAGIFMTGFFPIMMFALPAAALAIWRNARPSQKKVVGGIMLSTALTAFLTGITEPLEFAFMFVAWPLYLIHAFLTGTSMALVNALGIHDGFTFSAGFFDYVLNFGKATNAWMLIPIGLGYAVIYYVLFSFVIKKWNLRTPGREDDADTSTDTDTEKAGQ; encoded by the coding sequence ATGACTGTCGTAGACAGCCCGAAAAAGGAATCAGCGGTGTTTGCCGGGTTGCAGCGCCTCGGGCGCAGCCTGATGCTGCCGATCGCGGTACTTCCCGCGGCGGGCATCTTGCTCCGGCTCGGTCAGGACGACCTCCTCGGCCGATTCGACTCGATGCACACCGCCGCGTCCGTCATCTCCGCGGCAGGCCAGGCCGTGTTCACCTGGCTGCCCCTCATCTTCGCGGTGGGCATCGCCATCGGCTGGGCCAAGAAGGCGGACGGGTCCACCGCGCTGGCAGCCGTGGTCGGATACATGGTCATCAACGGCGTGTTCGAGGCCATGTCCCCGGTCGTCCTCGAAGGCAAGACCGACCCGAACGGTGACCAGGCGCTGATCAACTACGGTGTTCTCGCGGGCATCGTGATGGGTCTGCTGTCCGCCATTCTGTGGCAGCGGTTCTACCGCACCAAACTGCCCGACTACCTCGGATTCTTCAACGGGCGCAGGCTCGTTCCCATCCTCACCGCCGTCACCGGTCTCGTCGTCGGCGTCCTCATGGCGTTCCTGTATCCGGCGTTCAACTCCGCTCTGACGTGGGTGGGCGAGACGGTCGCCGAGAACTCGGTGATCGGTGGCGGCGTCTACGGCATGGCCAACCGCCTGCTCATCCCGACCGGACTACACCACATCCTGAACTCGACCGTGTGGTTCCTCGTCGGCGACTACCAGAACGCGAGTGGCGAACTCGTCCGCGGTGACCTCAACCGGTTCTTCGCCGGCGACCCGAGCGCCGGCATCTTCATGACCGGCTTCTTCCCGATCATGATGTTCGCGCTTCCCGCTGCCGCACTGGCGATCTGGCGTAACGCCCGGCCGTCGCAGAAGAAGGTCGTGGGCGGCATCATGCTCTCCACTGCGCTGACGGCGTTCCTCACCGGGATCACCGAGCCCCTCGAATTCGCGTTCATGTTCGTCGCCTGGCCGCTGTACCTGATCCACGCGTTCCTCACCGGCACCTCGATGGCTCTGGTCAACGCGCTCGGCATCCATGACGGATTCACATTCTCCGCAGGCTTCTTCGACTACGTCCTCAACTTCGGCAAGGCCACCAACGCGTGGATGCTGATCCCCATCGGGCTCGGGTACGCGGTGATCTATTACGTCCTGTTCAGCTTCGTCATCAAGAAATGGAACCTGCGTACCCCCGGCCGGGAGGACGACGCGGACACCAGTACCGACACCGACACGGAAAAGGCAGGTCAGTGA
- a CDS encoding glucose PTS transporter subunit EIIB: MSTGKCDSANSFRAITCSANTNYEGEPMSKADAIISGLGGADNIVEIEACITRLRTEVKDGAKVDEAALKAAGAHGVLKAGSVVQVIVGPEADTLAEDIEDIL; encoded by the coding sequence ATGTCAACAGGCAAATGTGATTCAGCTAACTCATTCCGCGCCATCACCTGCAGCGCAAACACGAACTACGAGGGAGAACCGATGTCCAAAGCGGACGCAATCATCAGCGGCCTCGGCGGTGCCGACAACATCGTCGAGATCGAGGCCTGCATCACCCGGCTGCGCACCGAGGTCAAGGACGGCGCCAAGGTCGACGAGGCCGCGCTCAAGGCCGCGGGCGCCCACGGGGTGTTGAAGGCGGGCAGCGTCGTCCAGGTCATCGTCGGCCCCGAGGCGGACACCCTGGCCGAGGACATCGAGGACATCCTGTGA
- a CDS encoding PTS sugar transporter subunit IIA gives MSLSVQAPLPGRVLALADVPDPVFAGQMVGSGVAIEPARDRGALDVLAPISGKILKLHPHAFVILGSAGGGVLVHLGIDTVKLQGEGFTLLAAEGDTVDAGDPVVRFDPSEIDGTGYSAVCPIVVMDSKADSVSTDSIGSDVNTGDVLFDWTAP, from the coding sequence GTGAGCCTGTCGGTACAGGCTCCACTGCCCGGTCGGGTACTCGCCCTGGCCGACGTGCCCGATCCCGTGTTCGCCGGACAGATGGTGGGTTCCGGAGTCGCGATCGAGCCGGCGCGCGACCGCGGCGCCCTCGACGTGCTCGCTCCCATCTCCGGCAAGATCCTCAAACTCCACCCGCACGCGTTCGTCATCCTGGGCTCGGCGGGCGGCGGCGTGCTGGTTCACCTGGGCATCGACACGGTGAAACTGCAGGGTGAGGGGTTCACGCTGCTGGCGGCGGAGGGCGACACCGTCGACGCGGGCGACCCCGTGGTGCGATTCGACCCGAGCGAGATCGACGGCACCGGGTACTCCGCCGTCTGCCCGATCGTGGTGATGGATTCCAAGGCGGATTCGGTGTCCACCGACAGCATCGGGTCCGACGTGAACACCGGCGACGTCCTGTTCGACTGGACGGCGCCGTAG
- a CDS encoding GntR family transcriptional regulator has protein sequence MMPVHLRDSVIPKHEQLRAILLHKCTKELQPGDLMTSERKLMQDYGVSRITVREAIGQLVNEGHLVRVRGKGTFVAHRPVQSKLHLASFTEEMRAQGHKPTTVVLQCEEDAAPEATAKALRIAPGTSAYHVKRLRLADGEPVSVDDGWYNAALLPGLLDLDLTGSIYRATADRYGMPIDRAEQTVSADGASQDIATLLGIKKGAPVMYFDRVSFSGPTPVEHARSWYRSDRYQLQMEVQGERTQRSV, from the coding sequence ATGATGCCCGTACATCTACGCGACAGCGTGATTCCGAAGCACGAGCAACTCCGTGCCATCCTGCTGCACAAGTGCACGAAGGAACTCCAGCCCGGCGATCTCATGACCAGTGAACGAAAACTGATGCAGGACTACGGCGTCAGTCGCATCACCGTTCGCGAGGCGATCGGGCAGCTCGTCAACGAGGGGCACCTGGTGCGGGTGCGCGGCAAGGGCACGTTCGTGGCGCATCGTCCGGTGCAGTCCAAGCTTCACCTGGCCTCGTTCACGGAGGAGATGCGGGCGCAGGGGCACAAGCCGACGACGGTGGTGCTGCAGTGTGAGGAGGACGCGGCTCCGGAGGCCACCGCGAAGGCGCTGCGGATCGCACCGGGCACCAGCGCCTATCACGTCAAACGACTGCGACTGGCTGACGGGGAACCGGTCAGCGTCGACGACGGCTGGTACAACGCGGCGCTGCTTCCCGGCCTGCTGGATCTGGACCTGACCGGCTCGATCTACCGGGCCACCGCCGACCGGTACGGCATGCCGATCGACCGGGCCGAGCAGACCGTGAGCGCAGACGGGGCGAGCCAGGACATCGCGACCCTGCTCGGCATCAAGAAGGGTGCCCCGGTGATGTACTTCGACCGGGTGTCCTTCAGCGGCCCCACGCCCGTCGAGCACGCCCGCAGCTGGTACCGGTCCGATCGCTACCAACTGCAGATGGAAGTTCAGGGGGAGCGGACTCAGCGCAGCGTCTGA
- a CDS encoding DUF1990 family protein, whose translation MGASRNVPFPAGYHHLREQKVIGHGADAFEAAAAHLCGWGMHRGAGLEVRADAPTAVPGSSVELRWGVGPVRLAFSCRVVYVLDFPHRRGFAYGTLPGHPERGEESFVVEQRPDGAVVATVSAFSKPGRWFTRLGGPAGRVVQKVMTRRYLEALAAAAR comes from the coding sequence GTGGGCGCGAGCCGCAACGTTCCGTTCCCCGCGGGATACCACCATCTGCGTGAGCAGAAGGTGATCGGCCACGGAGCGGACGCATTCGAGGCGGCCGCCGCCCATCTGTGTGGCTGGGGAATGCACCGCGGCGCGGGGCTCGAGGTGCGGGCCGACGCTCCGACCGCGGTGCCCGGCTCGTCGGTCGAACTGCGCTGGGGCGTCGGTCCGGTCCGGCTCGCCTTCTCCTGCCGGGTCGTCTACGTGCTCGACTTTCCGCACCGCAGGGGCTTCGCGTACGGCACGTTGCCGGGTCACCCCGAGCGCGGCGAGGAGAGCTTCGTCGTCGAGCAGCGGCCGGACGGCGCCGTCGTCGCGACCGTGTCGGCGTTCTCGAAACCGGGGCGGTGGTTCACGCGGCTCGGCGGGCCCGCGGGCCGGGTCGTGCAGAAAGTGATGACGCGCAGGTACCTCGAGGCGCTGGCCGCGGCCGCACGGTAG
- a CDS encoding FAD-binding oxidoreductase: MSTTITNSTPSTTTPPPFAELAASLRGELITPDDAGYDDARAVYNAMIDRRPAAIARCANAADVVACVRFAREQGVELAVRGGGHNAGGLGVWDDALVIDLSGMRSTTVSPADRTVRVDGGCTWSDVDHATVPFGMATPSGFIASTGVGGLTLGGGIGYLTRRFGLTVDNLLSADVVLADGTLVTASERSHPDLFWALRGGGGNFGVVTSFQFACHDIGNHGNVVGGPVLYDLEDTPDVMRWYRELLPSLPEELNGWIGLLTIPPAPPFPEELWGRKACGIVWCYTGDPGKADAVLEPIRRFGNPLLVGLGEMPFTALQSAFDALYPAGLQWYWRADFVREISDDAIDIHLEFGRRLPTGHSTMHMYPIDGSATRVGEDATAFAYRDGGWAGVIVGVDPDPANAGIITDWAKGYWEALHPTTAGGAYVNFMMSEGEDRVRASYLGNYDRLAQVKAKYDPDNLFHVNQNIRPAVRSEQ, translated from the coding sequence ATGAGCACCACCATCACGAACTCGACCCCGTCGACGACGACACCGCCGCCCTTCGCGGAACTGGCCGCGTCACTGCGCGGTGAACTGATCACTCCCGACGACGCCGGCTACGACGACGCGCGTGCGGTGTACAACGCCATGATCGACCGTCGGCCGGCCGCCATTGCGCGGTGCGCCAACGCTGCGGATGTCGTCGCGTGCGTGCGGTTCGCGCGGGAGCAGGGCGTCGAACTCGCGGTCCGCGGCGGGGGACACAACGCGGGAGGCCTCGGCGTGTGGGACGACGCCCTCGTGATCGATCTGTCGGGGATGCGCTCCACCACCGTCTCGCCCGCCGACCGGACGGTCCGGGTGGACGGCGGATGCACCTGGAGCGACGTCGACCACGCGACCGTGCCGTTCGGCATGGCCACCCCGTCCGGATTCATCGCCTCCACCGGTGTCGGCGGGCTGACACTCGGCGGCGGAATCGGCTATCTGACGCGCCGCTTCGGGCTCACCGTGGACAATTTGCTCAGCGCCGACGTCGTCCTCGCCGACGGCACACTGGTGACGGCGAGCGAGCGATCGCACCCGGACCTGTTCTGGGCGCTGCGGGGCGGCGGCGGAAACTTCGGCGTCGTCACGTCGTTCCAGTTCGCGTGTCACGACATCGGCAACCATGGAAACGTGGTCGGTGGTCCGGTGCTGTACGACCTGGAGGACACCCCCGACGTGATGCGGTGGTACCGCGAACTCCTGCCGTCGCTGCCCGAGGAACTCAACGGCTGGATCGGCCTGCTGACCATTCCGCCGGCGCCGCCGTTCCCCGAGGAACTGTGGGGACGCAAGGCGTGCGGCATCGTCTGGTGCTACACGGGCGACCCGGGCAAGGCCGACGCGGTGCTCGAACCGATCCGCCGGTTCGGAAACCCGCTACTGGTGGGACTCGGCGAAATGCCCTTCACGGCATTGCAATCCGCCTTCGACGCACTGTACCCGGCAGGATTGCAGTGGTACTGGCGCGCAGATTTCGTCCGGGAGATCTCCGACGACGCGATCGACATCCATCTGGAGTTCGGCCGCCGGCTGCCGACCGGGCATTCGACGATGCACATGTACCCGATCGACGGCTCGGCGACGCGGGTGGGCGAGGACGCCACGGCGTTCGCGTACCGGGACGGCGGCTGGGCCGGGGTGATCGTCGGTGTCGATCCCGATCCGGCCAACGCCGGGATCATCACGGACTGGGCCAAGGGATACTGGGAGGCCCTGCACCCGACGACCGCGGGCGGGGCGTACGTCAACTTCATGATGTCCGAGGGCGAGGACCGCGTGCGTGCCTCCTACCTCGGCAACTACGACCGGCTGGCGCAGGTGAAGGCGAAGTACGATCCGGACAACCTGTTCCATGTGAACCAGAACATCCGCCCCGCGGTCCGGTCGGAGCAGTAG